The segment GTAACAGCTCACAGGTACCTGGAGTACCTGTCGGAGCGTGGCTTGGTCGTGCGCAGTGCCGGTGTCCAGGACGGGCGGCCAGGTAGGCCCAAGACCTACTACGAGATGCCGCCTGCCTTCAGAGAGCCCTACGAATGAAAAAGGCCTCCCTTAAGGGAGGCCCGGGCGTAATTCGATCAAGCGACGGAGCGGCTATTCAAACCACTTGGCCATTAGCTCGAACAGCTCGCCGCTGTCTGTAAGCTCCTCAAGGGCCTTGTTGACCGCCTCCAGAAGCTCGTCCTCCCCCAGGTTCATGGCTATCGCCTTGCCCTCGCCCTTGATCTCCTCCTCGAAGGCGATCTTTATCTTGCCGGTGAAATCCTTGTGGCCGACGTAGCTCTTGGCGACCGGGGTATCCATGAAGGTGGCGTCCACTCGCCCGAGGATGACCTCGCGCACGCAGTCGTCGAACTTCTGGAACGACTTCACGGTCACTCCGTCGAGCGAGTGCAGGTAGTTCTCCTGAATCGTCCCGAGCTGAACGGCGACGGTCTTGCCCTTTAAGTCGTCCATACCGTTCAGCGAGTCGTTCGCCTCCGCTGCGACGAAGGCGCTTACGGAGACCTCGTAGTTCTCCGAGAAGGCCACCCTCTTGGCCCTCTCCGGCGTCCAGCTGAGACCCGCGGCGATGAGGTCGATCTTCTTCGCCATCAGCGAGGGGATCAGGCTGTCGAAGGGCATGTCCACCCACTCGACTTTCTTGCCGATCTTTTCGGCTATAGTCTCCATCATCTCGATGTCGAAGCCCTGGAGCTCATTATTGGCGTCGCGGAATTCGTAAGGGGGGTAGGTGCTCTCCGTGCCGACCAGAAGCACGTCCTTCTCCATGACGTTGCCCCAGCCGGCCGTCCCTGCAACCACAAGCGCGAGAAGTGCCCAAAGAAGTTTCTTCATCGTTTTCTCTCCTTTTCAGTTAGAAGATGGCTTGCACTGTTACCGCACATAGTCCGTTACGCGGCTTTAAGCTTACACGCCCTGTTTTCCCATGTCAATACCGCTTTTTTCCCAAACTGGTCGAAGGATGGGAGGATACAAAGCCAAAAGGCGGTTGAAAAATCCTGAAAAAGTAGTGTAATAATGGGATGAAAAAGGAGGCTTCGGCCTACCGCCCCGGGAGGTTGAAAAATGCTCTGCGTGCGCGATACCGCGATAGGAAGAATTGCCATAACCGGAGACGGCGACTACATAACCCATCTCCATCTCCCCAACAAAACCGAGCTCCTCGGAGGCTTCGAAAAGCGTGAGAGCCCCGTGATCCGCGAGGCCTACCGCCAGCTGGAGCTCTACCTGGACGGAAAGCTAAGGGAGTTCTCCCTTCCCCTCAGGGCCGAGGGGACCGTTTTCATGATGAAGGTCTGGGAGGAGCTGCTCAAGGTCCCCTACGGGACGGTCATCACCTACAAGGAGCTGGCCGCGGCCGCAGGAAGGCCGAGGGCGGTGCGAGCCGTGGGAACGGCAAACGCCAGAAATCCGATCGCCATATTCATCCCGTGTCACCGGGTCATAAACACGGGCGGCAAGCTCGGGGGGTTCGGAGGCGGGCTCGATCTGAAGAGATATTTGCTGGATATGGAGGCGAAGCATTCGTGAATCGAAGGACAAGCCTGTTTGACAATTCATGTGAGGTGCAATAGACTCTGTACGAACATGACCCGCCGAAAGATGGCGACTACGCCGACCGTGGACGAAGTCGATCCTCGGACGCGGCAGAGGCTGTGTCGCAGCTATCCTTTTGTCATTAGAATATGTCGAAATCATACAACAGGCTTATATATTCGCCTTACAACCGGGAGGTAGTCGAATGGGGATTAAAATAAGGCTGGCCGCACTATTAGCGCTCGTTTTCCTGCTGTTTTCCCCATGTCTATCACTCTGCGAGG is part of the Synergistaceae bacterium genome and harbors:
- a CDS encoding transporter substrate-binding domain-containing protein gives rise to the protein MKKLLWALLALVVAGTAGWGNVMEKDVLLVGTESTYPPYEFRDANNELQGFDIEMMETIAEKIGKKVEWVDMPFDSLIPSLMAKKIDLIAAGLSWTPERAKRVAFSENYEVSVSAFVAAEANDSLNGMDDLKGKTVAVQLGTIQENYLHSLDGVTVKSFQKFDDCVREVILGRVDATFMDTPVAKSYVGHKDFTGKIKIAFEEEIKGEGKAIAMNLGEDELLEAVNKALEELTDSGELFELMAKWFE
- a CDS encoding methylated-DNA--[protein]-cysteine S-methyltransferase, with the protein product MLCVRDTAIGRIAITGDGDYITHLHLPNKTELLGGFEKRESPVIREAYRQLELYLDGKLREFSLPLRAEGTVFMMKVWEELLKVPYGTVITYKELAAAAGRPRAVRAVGTANARNPIAIFIPCHRVINTGGKLGGFGGGLDLKRYLLDMEAKHS